A stretch of the Chanos chanos chromosome 1, fChaCha1.1, whole genome shotgun sequence genome encodes the following:
- the LOC115823010 gene encoding leucine-rich repeat transmembrane protein FLRT2: MELQVKMWNKDLLTFIRPWIPILLGLHMQFSWATSCPEECRCDRTFVYCNERGLTSVPLGIGEGYKTLYLHNNQINNAGFPMELHHVASVETVYLYGNQLDEFPFDLPKNVRVLHLQENNIQTVSRAALAQLLWLEELYLDDNSISTVGVEEGAFREAISLRILFLTKNHLSSIPIGLPVELKELRLDENRIALITEDAFQNVTGLERLLLDGNLLTDEGIAPGAFKDLTNLKTLSLARNSLMVPPPNLPTDFLVKLNLQDNQMNEIPVTAFSGLHRLERLDISNNQLQSLTQGVFDGLLSLRQLTVRNNLWHCDCSIKWVILWLKSLPATLNVRGFMCQKPERVRGMVIRELNLDLIQCPSSTVTVPRFTHLPTHPSSSTADSATETAFFVPPRSTSTPTAPPSQLPIPNGDRGGEQRTAMPEKVPLHVSFIVLNSSCIQVSWTSAFTVTTYKVTWVKMGHSLVDDPVQEAMIEGELQGIRLANLEAKSTYRICVGPFDTFNNYHPGDDTICSEVMTKPSSFDSDDNATEPEQATQQDPSSPFLLAGLIGGAVIVVLVVLLSMFCWHMHKKGRSSSSKWKYNRGRRKDDYCEAGTKKDNSILEMTETSFQIVSLNNEHLLKGDFRIQPIYTPNGGIGYRDCHLGNNSTAYCKNNVPESAPCHT, from the coding sequence ATGGAGTTACAAGTGAAAATGTGGAATAAAGACTTATTAACTTTCATTAGGCCCTGGATACCCATACTGCTAGGGCTGCACATGCAGTTCTCCTGGGCCACCTCTTGTCCCGAGGAGTGCCGCTGTGACCGGACTTTTGTTTACTGTAATGAAAGGGGCCTGACTTCTGTGCCCCTGGGAATAGGCGAGGGATATAAAACCCTCTATCTTCACAACAACCAAATCAACAATGCTGGATTTCCCATGGAGCTGCACCATGTTGCCTCAGTGGAGACAGTTTATCTCTACGGCAACCAGCTGGATGAATTCCCTTTCGATTTACCCAAAAATGTGCGGGTGCTCCACCTGCAGGAGAATAACATCCAGACTGTGTCTCGGGCAGCGCTTGCTCAACTCCTTTGGTTAGAGGAGCTTTATCTGGACGATAACTCCATCTCTACAGTGGGCGTGGAGGAAGGGGCCTTTCGGGAGGCAATCAGTCTCAGAATCCTCTTCCTCACTAAGAACCATCTGAGCAGCATCCCCATTGGGCTGCCCGTAGAACTGAAAGAATTGCGACTGGATGAGAACCGTATTGCCCTGATAACTGAGGATGCCTTCCAGAACGTGACAGGATTAGAGCGCCTCCTTCTGGACGGGAACCTCCTCACCGATGAAGGTATTGCTCCTGGAGCGTTTAAGGATTTGACGAATCTAAAAACGTTGTCACTGGCTCGTAACTCCTTAATGGTCCCGCCGCCTAATCTCCCCACTGACTTTTTAGTCAAGCTCAACTTGCAGGATAATCAGATGAATGAGATCCCTGTGACAGCCTTCTCTGGCCTCCACAGGCTCGAGAGACTGGATATTTCAAACAACCAGCTGCAGTCTCTGACACAGGGGGTCTTTGATGGCCTCCTCAGCCTGAGACAGCTCACTGTTCGGAACAACCTTTGGCACTGTGACTGCAGCATTAAATGGGTCATACTGTGGTTAAAGTCCCTGCCAGCTACCCTCAATGTCCGCGGGTTCATGTGCCAGAAGCCTGAGAGGGTACGTGGTATGGTAATCAGAGAGCTCAACCTGGATCTCATCCAATGCCCCAGCAGCACAGTCACAGTGCCACGATTCACACACCTGCCCACACACCCCTCTAGTTCCACCGCTGACTCAGCCACTGAGACAGCCTTCTTCGTACCCCCACGCTCCACTTCTACACCTACTGCTCCACCTTCGCAACTACCCATACcaaatggagacagaggaggagaacagagaacgGCCATGCCAGAGAAAGTGCCACTGCATGTCTCCTTTATTGTGCTGAACAGCTCCTGCATTCAGGTAAGCTGGACATCCGCCTTCACTGTCACTACATACAAGGTGACATGGGTAAAGATGGGTCACAGCTTGGTAGATGATCCTGTGCAAGAAGCCATGATTGAGGGGGAACTCCAGGGAATCAGGCTGGCTAACCTGGAAGCTAAATCCACCTATCGCATCTGTGTTGGTCCATTTGACACGTTCAATAATTATCATCCAGGAGATGACACAATTTGTTCAGAGGTGATGACCAAACCTTCCTCCTTTGACTCCGATGATAATGCCACTGAACCCGAGCAGGCCACACAACAGGATCCCAGTTCACCTTTTTTGCTGGCAGGCCTGATTGGTGGGGCAGTCATCGTGGTCCTGGTTGTGCTGCTGAGCATGTTTTGTTGGCACATGCACAAGAAAGGAAGGTCATCTTCCTCCAAGTGGAAATACAATcgagggagaagaaaagatgaCTATTGTGAGGCAGGGACAAAAAAAGATAACTCCATCCTGGAAAT